DNA from Sorangium aterium:
ATCTGGGTCGACGGCTTCGTGGTGCGGCGGCACCCGGTGACGCAGGCCGAGTACCTCGCCTTCCTGAACGACCTGCTCGAGCGCGGGCGCGAGTCGGAGGCCGCGGCGGCGTGCCCGCGCGCGGCCCGCGCGATCGCCGGCAACGTGGACATCCCGCTGTTCGCGCGCGACGGGGACGGGCGCTTCGTGCTCGGCCCGCAGGCGCGCGCGGAGCAGGCGCGGCACCCGGTCGCCTCGGTGGATTGGCGCAGCGCCGTCGCCTACGCGTCCTGGCTGGAGGCGCGCACCGGCGCGCCGTGGCGCCTCGTCGGCGAGCTCGAGCGCGAGAAGGCCGCGCGCGGCGTCGACGGGCGCTTCTTCCCCTGGGGAGACGAGCCCGAGCCGACGTGGGCCTGCATGGTGGGGGGTCGCCCCGGCCCCGCGAGCCCGGCGCCGGTGGACGACCATCCGACGGACGAGGGCCCCCACGGCGCCCGGGGCCTCGCGGGCAACATCCGCGACTGGTGCGCCGAGCTGTGGATGCCCGACGGCCCCACGGTGGTCGACCGCATCGCGCGCCTCCAGCCAGCGGACGCGGCGGCTCCGGGGCTCCGCTCGATCCGCGGGGGCGCGTGGAGCTCCGGGCCCCCCGCGGTGTGCCGCGCAGCAGGCCGCTTCGCCGCGCGCCCGGAGGATCGCTTCAGCGCCGTGGGCTTCCGTCTCGCCCGGCCCGTCGTCGCCGGCGGGTAGCCGGTCGTCGCCGGCGCGCAGGGGATGCGTTCGGCCGCGGCGATCGCCGTATTTGGCTGCTGAGCCCGCATCGCAGCGCTGGCGGCGGGGAACGAACTGTAACAGACGGCAACAGACGGCGGATGTCGCGTTTGCACTCGAGCGCTAGGCTCGTCGGGACAGCCTGTGTCCACGAGGTCCATGGAGAACACGGATTCGCATCATGAAACGGCGGAGCCCTCCGACCCGGCCTCGCCTGCCGCGGCAGAGCTCGCTGCGGCATCCTTGCAGCGCGGCGAGGCGGGGGCTGCGCTGCTCGATCAGGAGCGCTCTGCGCTGCACGAGTCCTCCGCGGACGGCGCGCTGGTCGACGCCTTCTTCCAGGCCACGACCGCGGGGCTCGGGATGATCGACCGCGACCTCCGCGTGGTGCGGCTCAACCAGGCGCTGGCGGACATCAACGGGATCCCCCTCGATGCGCACCTCGGCAGGACGATCCCCGAGCTGCTCCCGGAGATGAGCGACGTGATCGTCGCGCATCTCCGGCGTGTCCTGGCGACGGGCGAGGCGTTCACCGCCGAGGTGACGGGGACGACGCGCGCGTCGGAGCGACCGCGCTCCTGGCTGGTCAATTACGCGCCTGTGCGGGCGAAGGACGGGCGCGTCATGGGTGTGGGGACGATCGTCCTCGACATCACCGAGCGCAAGCAGACGGAGGACAGGCTCCAGGAAGAAGGGGAGACGCTCGAGCTGCTCAATCGCGCCGGCAAGCAGCTCGCCGCCGAGCTGGATCTGGAGAAGCTCGTGCAGGCGGTGACCGACGCGGCCACCCGGCTGAGCGGCGCCCAGTTCGGCGCGTTCTTTTACAATGTCACGAACGCCGAGGGGAAGAGCTACATGCTCTACACCATCTCTGGCGTGCCACGAGAGCACTTCTCCGGGTTCCCGATGCCGCGCAACACCGACGTGTTCGCGCCGACCTTCAACGGAGAGGGCGTGGTGCGGCTCGACGACGTCACGAAGGACCCGCGCTACGGGAACAGCCCCCCTTACCACGGGATGCCGAAGGGCCACTTGCCTGTCGTCAGCTACCTTGCTGTGCCGGTGGTCTCCCGTTCTGGGCATGTCATCGGCGGGCTGTTCTTCGGGCACTCCGCGCGGGGCGTCTTCACCGAGCGGGCGGAGAAGCTGGTGGTCGGCCTCGCGGCCCAGGCCGCCATTGCGATGGATAACGCGCACCTGTTCCGGAAGGCGCAGCAGCTCATCCAGGCGCTCGAGCGGAGCAACAAGGAGCTCGACCGCTTCGCCTACGTGGCGAGCCACGACCTGAAGGCGCCGCTCCGCGCCATCGCGAACCTCTCGCAGTGGATCGAGGACGATCTCGTGGACAAGGCGACGCCGGAGACGCGCCAGTACATGGATCTCCTCCGCTCGCGCGTGGTCCGGCTGGAGGCGCTCATCGACGGGATCCTGCGCTACTCGCGCGCTGGACGGCTCCGCGACAGGCCCGAGATCGTGGACGTCCAGAAGCTCCTCGAGGACGTCCTCGCGCTGCTCACGCTCCCTGCGAGCGCGTCGATCGATATCGCGGCGGGCATGCCGACGCTCCTCGCCGAGCGGGTCCCGCTGGAGCAGGTCTTCCTGAACCTGATCGGCAATGCGCTGAAGTATGCCGAACGCCCCGACGCGCGCGTCGAGGTGCGGGGGCGGGCGCTGGGCGATCTCTGGGAGTTCTCGGTGAAGGACAACGGGCCCGGGATCGACCCGCGATACCACGGGAAGGTATGGGAGATCTTCCAGACCCTGAACGCGCGCGACAACATCGAGGGGACGGGCATCGGGCTCGCGATCGTCCAGAAGATCGTGCTCAGCAAGGGGGGGCGTGTGTGGGTCGAGTCCGAGCAGGGCGCCGGCGCCACGTTCTTCTTCACCTGGCCTCGGATGGAGACGGACGGCGGGCTCGGCATGCGCTGAGGAGCGGCTGTGGCGCTGCGCGAGGCGAGCGTGGCAATCCGCCACGCCCCGCGCCGCGTGGCGGAGCCGGAGCGCCGCGGCCGCTCGCCGCGGGGCGGTGGCGCGCGATCTGCTTCTCGCTGTCGGGTGGGCATGGGCCCTTGCCCCATGCCGGGAGCGCGACGGTGAAGCATCGATCCATGGCGGTCCTCCTGAACTGCTCCTCCCGATCGAACCGAGCGGCGGCGCAGCGCGCGCGGCTCGGGGAGCTCCTGAGAGAGAGCGGCCTCGCCGCGGAGGTGCTGTGCGCCGAGAAGGGGCAGCAGCTCGGGGAGCTCGCCCGCCGTGTGGCGCGGGGGCCTTGCGACCTCGTCGTGGCCGGCGGCGGCGACGGGACGGTGAACACCGTCGCTGCCGCGATCGCTGGGACGGACAAGACGATGGGCGTCCTTCCGCTCGGCACGGTGAACCATTTTGCCAAGCACCTCGGCGTTCCGCTGACCCTTGAGGGCGCCGTGCGCACGCTCGTCGAGGGGCGGCGCGTCCGGGTCGATGTCGGCGAGGTCAACGGCCGGGTCTTCGTGAACAACTCGACGCTGGGCATCTACCCCGGCATCGTGCGCGGCCGCGAGGCGCTCCGGAAGCGGCATGGGCTCAACAAGTGGATAGCCCTGGCGCTGTCGACCGTCTCGGGGATCCGGCGGCACGAGCGCGTCCGTCTCCGGCTCGTCCTGGATGGGCAGGAGGTCGAGCTGGAGACGCCGTTCGTGTTCGTCGCGAACAACGACTTCAAGCTTGGCGACGTGGACATCGGCCGCCAGCGCCCGCCGTGCTCGGGCGAGCTCGGCGTGTGCGTGGCGCACGCCGAGAGCCGCCTCGCCACGCTCAAGCTCATCGCCAGCGCGGTCGTCGGGCGCGTTCATCGATCGAACGATTTCAGTATCCTACGAACGACGGAGCTCCGGGTGGAGGCGCCCCACCGCCGCCTCCACGTGGCCGCGGACGGCGAGGTCCTCCGGATGGCGCCGCCGCTCTGCTATCGCGTGCGGCCTGCAGCGCTGCGCGTCATCGTGCCGCTGTCGTCCGAGCTCCGCGCGGGCCCGCGGCGGCAGGAGGACCCATCTCGCCCGGTCGCGGCGCTGGGGGGATGAGGCGCCGTGCGCACGCTCGTGCACCTGTCGGATCTGCACTTCGGCCGCGTCGACAAGGCCATCCTCCGCCCGCTGATCGACCGGATAGGGGGGCTCGAGCCGCACATGGTCGTGATCTCCGGCGATCTGACGCAGCGGGCGCGCGACGCCGAGTTCGCCGAGGCGCGCGCCTTCCTCGACGCGCTGCCCTCGCCGCAGATCGTGGTCCCTGGCAACCACGATGTCCCGCTCTACAACCTGTTCGACCGGTTCTTTCGCCCGCTGGACAGGTACCGGAGTCACATCACGGATGACCTCTCGCCGTTCCACCGCGACGCGGAGATCGCCGTCCTGGGCATCAACACTGCGCGCTCGCTGACCATCAAGGATGGGCGCATCAACGCGCGGCAGATCCGGGGGATCAAGGCGAGGATGTGCGAGCTCGGGCCCGAGATCACGAAGATCGTGGTCACGCACCATCCGTTCGATCTCCCGGAGAACTCGCCCCATGCGATCGTCGGGCGCGCGAGGCAGGCGATGGCGGCGATCGCGGGCTGCGGCGTCGACGTCATCCTGTCAGGCCACCTGCACATGAGCCACACGGGTCACTCCGCGGAGCGCTTCGACGCAGGCGGCCACTCCTCGCTCATCATCCAGGCCGGCACGGCCACCTCGACGCGGGGGCGCGGGGAGCGGAACGCGTTCAACGTGATCCGGATAAGCGGGCACAAGATCGACATCGAGCGGAATTTCTGGGAGCCGGACAGCAGCGTGTTCAGGATCGCGGGCGCGGAGCATTTCGAGGAGACGGCGCGGGGGTGGGTGCGGGCGGCGTAGGGGCGGCGCGCACGACTCCTCCGCTGGAGCGAGCAGCCCGAGCTCGTGGAGTGATGTCGGCGATCTCTCGAAGACTCGTGCTGTTTTGCTCTCCATCAGAGGGGCGAAGGTGAGCTTTCATGCGGACACGTGAGCTACCATCCCGACGGCGATAGATTCCATAGGAGTACGTGTTCCTCCCCTGGGGGACGATGTAGGCATCGCAGATCGCCATCCTGGGAACAAAGGAAGGCTATCCCGCCAGGAAAGAGCTTGGCGAAGGTGGCCGCGGCACGGTGTCGTGAACCGTGTCGTCGCAGCGGGAAGCGTCTGCCTCGTTTGCCTTCTAGCGTCACTGCTTCGTAAACGGCGAGGGCCGCTTTACTCACCTTGATCGGATACCCGGCGCAGAGGATCTCGAGATCCGGGCCTAGGAGGAGAGCGTTGTCAACGGTAGATAGCTGACCGATGTTGTCGATGAGCGCGTCGAGCGCGTCCTCAGTTCTCCGCTCGTCATCCTCTGCGACCATGCGCTCGAATCGATCGTCGTCCGTTATCGGAGCTGTGGACCCGTCAAGCCGCCCGCGGAGGTCCTGGAGGTGCGCACGGCGCAGCGCGAGCTCTGCGGTCTTTGCGGCCAGCGCGCGACGATGGGCCGGTGGTAGCCGATATTTCCCGAGCGCTGCCTGTCGATCCATCTCTGGGGATTCGGGGAGAAAGGTGATCAGGCCGCCGTGGTTCCCTGCGGACATCCTCTCGACGAGACCGGCGACGACACGATAGACGGTTGCGTATTGATGTTCTCGGTGGAATGGGTATGGTCGAGGTGACCGATTCACGATGCCGGCACAGAGGCGTCGAAGCGCCGACGCGATGATGCTCTCCTGCTCCGACAGGATTCTGAATAGACTGGGTTTGCTGGACAGGTCGACAGCTCCGCCGCTCTCGTATCGAAACCGCTCTACCCCGTGACGCCATAGCGCCACGTGGCCCGGCCTGCATGAACGCAGTACGATGGATGCTGTTTCTCCTTCCGCAGGGAGGTGCGTATGCTCGACGCGTCTCGCGAGGCCCTGGATCACGAGCCGGCCGTTGCTCAGACCGACAACGATGGCAGTTCGCGGAAGATCTGCCGCAGGGGCCACCTTGGCGAGCGTCTTGACGTTGAGCTCGGTGACTCCTGAGCCATGTTCGAACGGAAGGATCTGCCAGGCAGGCATGCGTCCATGACCAACGCCGACGAACCGATGTTCGAGCACGTGCTCCAGTCCTTCGATGCCCTGCTCATGGTAGACGACACTCACACGCGTGGCGCTTCCCTCTTCTTTCTCCAAGCTGGCAAAAAAGACGGTGTCGATCAGCTTGCCGAGAAGACGCACGTTCTTTTCGTCGTTCTGCGCTTCCGGGATTGATCGCAGCCACGCCTTGAGGGCTTCGCGTGGGTACTGCAGGCGTGCGTCGCTCATAGGACAGCCTACCTCGATCTCGTCCCAGGCTCCGCGCCCACGATAGGCGCCCAGCGCGGGGGCCCTCCGCGCGGGGTGGGGGATGGGCCGATGTCTGTCTGGTCTGTTGGCTTAGTCAAGTGAGCGGTAGGCGCCCGGAGAGGGGGTTCTCCGCGCGGGGTGGGGGATGGGCCGATGTTTGAGCCTGAGTCATCCCTCCTCCGGCGGAGCCGGAGGAGGGATGACTCAGGCGAGTTCGGCGGGGCCCCCACCCCGCGCGGAGAACCCCCTCTCCGGGCGCCGGGCGACCCGTCAAGACCTCACGCCCGCCGGGACAACGACCGCGTTACCGTAGCCGCCCGGATCCTGTCACCCCATCACGCCAGCTTCCCGAGCTCCCGGAACCGCCCGCGCAGGTCGTTGTAGAGCCCCCGGTACACCGCATGGATCTCCCGGTACCGCGCCGAGCGCGCCGCGTCCGGCGCGACCCGGGACACGACATGAACGAACGCGTCCGCCGCCTCCTCGACCGACGAGAACAGCCCCGCGCCCGCCGCGCCGAGCAGCGCCGCGCCGTAGGCCGGGCCCTCGGTCGACGTCGTGATCGCCACCGGCGCCTCGAAGACGTCGGCCATCAGCTGGCGCCAGAACGGGCTCCGCGCCCCGCCGCCGGTCAGGCGGATCTCGTCGATCGAGACCGCCGCCGCGCCGTTCGTCTGCCCCACGCCGCGCATCAGGTCCAGCGAGTCCGCGAGCCCGAACGTGATGCCCTCCAGCACCGCGCGCGAGAGATCGGCCTTCGTCGTCCGGGCGCTCAGCCCCACGAACGCGCCGCGCGCCGCCGCGTCGTTGTGCGGCGTGCGCTCGCCCATCAGGTACGGCAGGAAGACGACGCCGCCCGCGCCCGGGCGCGCCGTCGACGCCGTGTCCGAGATGATCTCGTACGGATCGACCTTGCGGAGCTCGGCCGCCAGGCGCTCCCCGTCGCCGAGCACGTCGCGGTACCAGCGGAGCGCGCCGCCGGCGGCGAGCATCACCCCCATCAGATAGAAGCGGCCCGGGACCGCGTGGCAGAAGCTGTGGAGCCGCATCTCGGGCTCAACGATCCACGAGTCGGTGTGCGCCAGGATCACGCCGCTCGTGCCGACCGACGCCATCGCCCGGCCGGGGCGCACGATGCCGAGCCCCACAGCGCCCGCCGCGTTGTCCGCTGCGCCCCGCACGACGGGGATGCCCGCCGGCAGCCCCGTCGCGGCCGCGACCTCGGCCGTCAGCTGACCGAGCGGCGCGTTCGAGGGCGCAGACCGCGGGAACACCGCGCGCGGGACGCCGACCGCCGAGAGGAGCTCGGCGCTGAAGGAGCGATCCCCGGGCGAGAACGCCAGCGTGCCGCTCGCGTCGCTGTCGTCCGTCCCGAGCTCGCCCGTCAGCCGCAAGCCCACGAAATCCTTCGGCATGAGCACCGCGCGGACGCGGGCGAACGCCTCGGGCTCGTTCGCCCGCAGCCAGAGCAGCTTCGGCAGCGTGAACCCCTCGAGCGCGCGGTTGCCGACCAGGCGCGCGAGCCCCGCGTCGCCGACCTTCGGGTTCGCGCGGATGGCCTCGCACTCGGCCGTGGTGCGCGTGTCACACCACAGGATCGCAGGCCGGATGACCGCCTGCGCCTCGTCCAGCAAGACCGCCGAGTGCATCTGCCCCGTCAGCCCGATCGCGCGCACGTCGTCGCGGCGCGGGCCGAGGGCGCGGGCGAGCTCGCCGAGGGCGCTCAGCGCCGCCGCGGCGAAGTCCTCGGGATCCTGCTCGGCCCACCCGGCGTGCGGCGTGGAGAGCGGGTATTCGCGGTGCGCCGACGCGACCGC
Protein-coding regions in this window:
- a CDS encoding diacylglycerol/lipid kinase family protein; amino-acid sequence: MAVLLNCSSRSNRAAAQRARLGELLRESGLAAEVLCAEKGQQLGELARRVARGPCDLVVAGGGDGTVNTVAAAIAGTDKTMGVLPLGTVNHFAKHLGVPLTLEGAVRTLVEGRRVRVDVGEVNGRVFVNNSTLGIYPGIVRGREALRKRHGLNKWIALALSTVSGIRRHERVRLRLVLDGQEVELETPFVFVANNDFKLGDVDIGRQRPPCSGELGVCVAHAESRLATLKLIASAVVGRVHRSNDFSILRTTELRVEAPHRRLHVAADGEVLRMAPPLCYRVRPAALRVIVPLSSELRAGPRRQEDPSRPVAALGG
- the xylB gene encoding xylulokinase — encoded protein: MAIVIGIDVGTSGLKAIAVETERGAAVASAHREYPLSTPHAGWAEQDPEDFAAAALSALGELARALGPRRDDVRAIGLTGQMHSAVLLDEAQAVIRPAILWCDTRTTAECEAIRANPKVGDAGLARLVGNRALEGFTLPKLLWLRANEPEAFARVRAVLMPKDFVGLRLTGELGTDDSDASGTLAFSPGDRSFSAELLSAVGVPRAVFPRSAPSNAPLGQLTAEVAAATGLPAGIPVVRGAADNAAGAVGLGIVRPGRAMASVGTSGVILAHTDSWIVEPEMRLHSFCHAVPGRFYLMGVMLAAGGALRWYRDVLGDGERLAAELRKVDPYEIISDTASTARPGAGGVVFLPYLMGERTPHNDAAARGAFVGLSARTTKADLSRAVLEGITFGLADSLDLMRGVGQTNGAAAVSIDEIRLTGGGARSPFWRQLMADVFEAPVAITTSTEGPAYGAALLGAAGAGLFSSVEEAADAFVHVVSRVAPDAARSARYREIHAVYRGLYNDLRGRFRELGKLA
- a CDS encoding putative sensor domain DACNV-containing protein, with amino-acid sequence MSDARLQYPREALKAWLRSIPEAQNDEKNVRLLGKLIDTVFFASLEKEEGSATRVSVVYHEQGIEGLEHVLEHRFVGVGHGRMPAWQILPFEHGSGVTELNVKTLAKVAPAADLPRTAIVVGLSNGRLVIQGLARRVEHTHLPAEGETASIVLRSCRPGHVALWRHGVERFRYESGGAVDLSSKPSLFRILSEQESIIASALRRLCAGIVNRSPRPYPFHREHQYATVYRVVAGLVERMSAGNHGGLITFLPESPEMDRQAALGKYRLPPAHRRALAAKTAELALRRAHLQDLRGRLDGSTAPITDDDRFERMVAEDDERRTEDALDALIDNIGQLSTVDNALLLGPDLEILCAGYPIKVSKAALAVYEAVTLEGKRGRRFPLRRHGSRHRAAATFAKLFPGGIAFLCSQDGDLRCLHRPPGEEHVLLWNLSPSGW
- a CDS encoding sensor histidine kinase, whose product is MENTDSHHETAEPSDPASPAAAELAAASLQRGEAGAALLDQERSALHESSADGALVDAFFQATTAGLGMIDRDLRVVRLNQALADINGIPLDAHLGRTIPELLPEMSDVIVAHLRRVLATGEAFTAEVTGTTRASERPRSWLVNYAPVRAKDGRVMGVGTIVLDITERKQTEDRLQEEGETLELLNRAGKQLAAELDLEKLVQAVTDAATRLSGAQFGAFFYNVTNAEGKSYMLYTISGVPREHFSGFPMPRNTDVFAPTFNGEGVVRLDDVTKDPRYGNSPPYHGMPKGHLPVVSYLAVPVVSRSGHVIGGLFFGHSARGVFTERAEKLVVGLAAQAAIAMDNAHLFRKAQQLIQALERSNKELDRFAYVASHDLKAPLRAIANLSQWIEDDLVDKATPETRQYMDLLRSRVVRLEALIDGILRYSRAGRLRDRPEIVDVQKLLEDVLALLTLPASASIDIAAGMPTLLAERVPLEQVFLNLIGNALKYAERPDARVEVRGRALGDLWEFSVKDNGPGIDPRYHGKVWEIFQTLNARDNIEGTGIGLAIVQKIVLSKGGRVWVESEQGAGATFFFTWPRMETDGGLGMR
- a CDS encoding metallophosphoesterase family protein, translated to MRTLVHLSDLHFGRVDKAILRPLIDRIGGLEPHMVVISGDLTQRARDAEFAEARAFLDALPSPQIVVPGNHDVPLYNLFDRFFRPLDRYRSHITDDLSPFHRDAEIAVLGINTARSLTIKDGRINARQIRGIKARMCELGPEITKIVVTHHPFDLPENSPHAIVGRARQAMAAIAGCGVDVILSGHLHMSHTGHSAERFDAGGHSSLIIQAGTATSTRGRGERNAFNVIRISGHKIDIERNFWEPDSSVFRIAGAEHFEETARGWVRAA